The Oncorhynchus tshawytscha isolate Ot180627B linkage group LG02, Otsh_v2.0, whole genome shotgun sequence genome contains the following window.
AGTGAAGCTTAAAATAACTGttctgtgaaaatctcacttttaaatgttcatattctgttaacacatacccaaataatgttgttgattcaCGCTATACTCATGCAGCCAATGAATTaataaaaaattttaaaaaacatatatatatatatatatataaaaatatatatatatatatatattaaaaaaacttCAATAACCCCATTTCAAACTTGTATCTCACAGACCGTTTTAAAAAATGCTTGCAATTTCCTCATAGAGAATGATGTCATActcctgaggaggatgagctggccaatcagcggtctagaggaggatgattGGGCCAACCAGCAGTCTGCTCATATTCATATTTGTAATGACCAGTATACGTCCACAGCATTCGGTTGTGTATACGCCCACATCATTCCAGCACAGAAAAGCATCTTAACATACTAAATTACTataaacccagcagtgttgcagttcttgacacactcaaaccagtgcacctactaccatatcctggaAGTAGGTCCCAAATCGCTCTTCCAAGCATTGGAGGTGAGCAGTCATTACTCGAGTGGGACACTTACTGATGCTGTTTTCTGTTAGAAACATGCACAGCCAAGGGAAGGTGGCATAGTTCGCTTTCTCCAATAATAATTATTTCCTCTGAATCCACTGATTTGGTCACATATGTAGATTGCTTGCATTAAGTTCGTTCAGTTTCCCAAATACCTGTATGTCTTATAGTCAATGAGACATTCTTTTCATTATACAGAAAGTCAACCAagtctgttttaaaaaaaaaatttttaacaTCTAATTAACttttgtttgtgcttttcttattaacacatttctgtgttctattcatgtgctgttctataaaccaatttctgtgttcatgcaagtggctgactgtacaaatcctcactatcagtagctgcaatttggcagtacgcccagacctGGTTTTGAGAAAGAACAAAATAAATCTCAGTTTCAatgtctcagcttagagagaagaagcaTCGTGAGATATTGGTCTGTCACACGAATTAAACAAAATGGTAATGATTCATGAATTATGGATCAGcagtcccagcagttgtcttGTATACAGAAAAGTTACATTTGTATGATTTAGCATAATTCATGAATCATTACCATATGACTTTGTGAAAAGAATTCCCCAACATGTATAGCGAACAAAAGTCAATGCATGGGCATCTCAGCCCTCACAGCTAACGTGCATTTGGAGAACtaaacttcttggatatagggggcgctcttttaatttatggataaaaaaacgtgcccgttttaaactcaatattttgtcacaaaaagatgctcgactatgcatataatttccaataatttaatataatataatttccaaattagctttggaaagaaaacactctaaggtttccaaaactgcaaagatattatctgtgagtgccacagaactcatgctacaggcgaaaccaagatgaaacttcaaccaggaaatgggcagaatttttgaatctctgtttcccattgtctccttatatggctgtgaatgcgccgggaatgagcctgccctttctatcgtttctccaaggtgtctgcagcattgtgacgtatttgtaagcatatcattggaagattggccataagagactacatttaccaggggtctgcccggtgtcctttgtctaaattggtgcacaatctacaagctgcacgcagtcatccagtgattgagaggagagaggaggctttcaacgaatgatatatcatgaagagatatgtgaaaaacaccttgaggattgattctaaacaacgtttaccatgtttcagtcgatattatggagttaatttggaaaaaagtttggcgttttgaagactgaattttcgttttttttggtagccaaacgtgacgcaccaaacggagcaatttctcaaacaaataatctttcaggaaaaactgagcatctcctcattgaaaacatctgaagttcttcaaaggtaatgattttatttgaatgattttctggtttttgtgaaaatgttgcctgctgatgctaacgctaaatgctacgctagctgcgctagctgttacacaaatgcttgttttgctatggttgagaagcatattttgaaaatctaagatgacagtgttgttaacaaaaggctacgcttgagagctagcatattaatttcatttcatttgcgattttcatgaatagttaacgttgcgttatggtaatgagcttgaggctgtattcacgatcccggatccgggatggctcgacgcaagaagttaaactgGGGAGTTTGAGTCGTTCATTCAGTTTCCTCTTGATTGCTAGCAATAGCATAAATTCTTTGATTAacagtgttatctgacaaaggAATTAatgtgagtttctgtgcctccctacacattgttttcaccatatcaattgcAGCCGGTAATGTCAAAGTCtctgcaatagtgtgtggtttcatagcgcAGGAATGATTCAAGTGCGGCCTTTTCCTATGATCACTCTGGTTGAAATGGATCTTTTAGAGTTGAATCATTTTCAAAAAGGGTCGCGACCTCTAGTTTGGGAACCGCtggtcttacccattcaccctcaatgacacacatacacaatccatgtctcaaagcttaaaaatccttctttaacccatctcctccccttcatcttacACCGATTGTAGTAGATTTAACTGGTGACGTCAACAAGGGATAATAGCCTTCACCTGGATTGACCTGGTCAGtgtgtcatagaaagagcaggtccTTAATGGTTTGTACACACAGTGTATAACTCACATTTGGATGTGAATTTGGTAGGGTAGTCCACAAAGCCCTGTTTGTCCTTCAGCCAGCTTTGCATGACAAAGAACATGACAGAGGAGTTTGGCTAAAGCACAAAGATATCTGCAACCAGGTTAGAGTTTTTGTACAGAGCTCTTACCATCTTTCCACCTGTGGCTCTCATATGCTGTCTCTCTGCCAACCAGTGTTTGTCCTGAGCATCAGCCGCATACTGAAAAAAACACACAGTATTATTACTTTATGTAAGCTTTGTGATGGTTTATGGGTACTGGTTGTCTCACTCACAGGTTGGTTAGCATAACagagcagtgatgcaaccgtCGTCGCACATGGCCATTCCTGTTCCATATCTTTGACTTTTAGATGTTATTGTATGTGCTACTGCAATTCAGTTTTTTAGCTCCCAATGTACACATGAATCAAGAGGTCATCCACTTGGTCAATTCATGTCAGCGTCACAAAACCTTGAGGCCAGGGTCATTTTTATAGGAGGTTCTAATAGGTGAACATTTTTGTTAGTACTAAAGACAGGCATAAAGGACGAGAGCGACGTTGAGATCATAGCAATAGAATGTTGAGGCATGATTAGAATGTTGATTACTTTCTATGATGACATAGATCATAGAAATTCTGCTCGtcgttccaatttatcccaaagttgtttgatgtggttgaggtctgggctctgtgcaggccagtcaagtgcTTCCACACcgattccccccccccaaaattctgtatggacctcgctttgtgctcgggggcattatcatgctgaaacagtaaaggaccttcaaacgattgccacaaagttggaagcacagaatcgtcaaatgtaattgtatgctgttaagatttcccttcactggaactaaggggccaaccTCGGACCGTGGAAAatcgccccagaccattatttctcatccaccaaactttacagttggcactacgcagTTGGTCAGGTAGagctctcctggcatccgccaaacccagattcatccgtcggactgccagacggtgaagcgtgattcatcattacagagaacatgtttccactgctccagagtccaatatcggcaagctttacaccactccagccgacacttggcatgaagctctgacaaacagttattgtgccgatgttgcttccagaggcagtttggaactcggtattgagtgttgtaaccaaggacagatgatttttacacgcttcagcactctgcagtcccgttctgtgaggcctaccacttcacggctgagccgttgttgctccaagacgtttccacttcacaataacagcaattaCATTAGACCGGGCCAGGGAATACATTTGACCAGctggcttgttggaaaggtggcatcctatgacagtgccacattgaaagtcaatgAGCCCTTCAGTAAGGCcagtctactgccaatgtttgtctatggagattgcatggctgtataagcaaacagcaaaatgtataaacaaacagCTGGTGGCAGGGCTTTcgcctatagagctcaatttttatggaacggtctgccgaTCCATGTGAGACTCAGACTCGGTCTCAATCTTTActaaagactcatctcttcagtaggtcctatgattgagtgtagtctggcccaaggGTGCGAAtgtgaacggcaaggcactgtagtgacgaaccacccttgcggtctctgcctggccggctcccctctctccactctcattCTCGGACCCTATGACGggggttgagtcactggcttgccaGTGCTctcccatgccgtccctaggaggggtgcatcacgtCGTGCCAGGCTTTTCGCTATACTCGACGTGATTTTTCTGTCTGGTTTTGCATCCTCTCGGGCTTGTGTGGTGGGGGAGATCCTCGTGGGCTATACtccgccttgtctcagggtagtaagttggtggtttgttgatatccctctagtggtgtgggggctgtgctttggaaaagtggatggggttatatcctgcctagttggccctgtctgggggtatcgttgaacagggccacagtgtcccctgacCTCCCCTGTCTCgtgtagggttgcacattttggggaatattcagaggttgAACATTTCCGTGGGAATATTTGAAAATGAATACCATataaaatgtagatttttttgcattggatatatttaccatatcatatggagacaaacaCACATTTTACCTTGTCATAAGTAGACAATTGtaaattattaaatccttccaatagaaataaaaaaaatatttagttacaaattgaactttaattaaatgagttgactttTCACATTGGATGATTTCAgtgaacaacaaaaaaatgagaATATTGAATAATCACCAatgatccatcacatctcccaaaaacgttttcaacatacatctgtaaaatgatagtctagaaactgaAGCTTTGGTTGTcatcctctcaggcttccatgtcttctccctggacttCCTCAATggccacctcttgaacatcagactgaggcctcattttcactgtcactttccaaccttgttgaggatggcttgttGTCAGCCTCAAAATGCCTCCAATTTGcctggatggccaccaatttttcaaaccttgtattggtcagcctgttgcgtgctttgatgtgtgtgttcccaaacaaggaccagttgcgctccgaggtggctgatgttggtgggatttggaggaggatggagacaggggaaagaagtcccttccaccaggtggacgatgagatatgttggcatgactgccatattgcatctccatcccaaagcccttgcttggaagtgtacttctccaggctgccaagaaccttgccctcatccaggccaaggtggcgagacacgggaGTGATGACACCATATCTCTGCATCAGACAGGATGCTactgccagcatacttggggtctaACATGTACGCTGCTGCGTGTATGGGCTTctggcagaagtcttcacgctttttgatgtatttcagaattgCAGTTTCCTGCTTGGAGCAACAACGAAAAAGGGACGTTTCAatcttgacatgaccctccagcatgacaacgccaccagccatactgcttgttctgtgtgcgatttcctgcaagacaggaatgtcagtgttctgccttggctagcaaagagcccggatctcaatcccattgagcacgtctgggacctgttggttcAGAGGTTGttggctagggccattccccccaaaaatgtctgggaacttgcaggtgccttggtggaagagtggggtaacatctcacagcaagaactggcatatCTGtcgcagtccatgaggaggacatgcactgcagtacttaacgcagctggtggccacaccagatactgactgttacttttgttcagggacacattattccatttctgtttgtcacatgtctgtggaacttgttcagtttatgtctcagttgttgaatcgtacgttcatacaaatatttacaagttaagtttgctgaaaataaacacaattgacagtgagaggacatttctttttttgctgagtttagtctATGTGCTGGGGGCTAAGGTCAGTCTGTCCTACCCGGTGTAattatcctgtcttatctggtgtccagTGTGatcttaagtatgctccctcaaaTTCTCCCACATCTCTTACTTTCTCCCCTCTCgaaagacctgagccctagggctcaggactatctggcctgatgactcctggctgtccccatccCACCTGCtcatgctgctgatccagtttctgctgttctgtctgaggctatggaaccctgacctgttcactggacatgcTACCTTATCCCAGATCTGCTGTTTCAACCCagcctctccctctactcccgcACCCGCagtcttgacctctgaatgctcagctatgaaaagacaactgacatttactcctgaggtcaggctgacctgtttatttattttacctttatttaactaggcaagttaagaacacatttttattttcaatgacggcctaggaacagttggttaactgccttgttcaggggcagaaggacagatttgtaccttgtcagctcggggattcaatcgtgcaacctttcggttactagtccaacgctctaaccactaggctacctcccgaccctgttgcaccctctatagtcattgtgattattattggaccctgttggtcatctaagaacatcttggccatgtactgttataatgtccacccggcacagccagaagaggactgaccaccccctcagagcctggttcctctaggtttcttcctaggttcctacccttctagtgagtttttcctagccaccatgcttctacatctgtattgcttgcactttgaggttttaggctaggtttctgtatcagcactttgtgacatctgctgatgtaaaaagtgctttataaatacatttgattgatcaaTTGAAAATAgtgacatgaggaataaatagtgaataaaaataacatggctatacacagggaataccagtaccgagttgatgtgcaggggtacgaggtaattgaggtagctatgtagtGCGAGTAGGGTGTAGAGTAGGGTGACTacgcaacaggatagataatagaatgagctgtagcagcagcgtatgtggcaAGTGTTAAAAACTGTGTGGTTTCAGTATAGATGAGTGGGTGTATGTAATGtgtgctgtcattgtaaatatgtgtgagtgtttgggtaGAGACCTGTGTGGGTGCATAgtcagaaaaaaaagagaaaaaaaagcttGTCACTTGAATCTTGCGCCAAACAAAGACTTGTCTATTACTAAACTGTATTGAAATACCTGTAACTGAAGTAAACAACCTGTTGCCATATCCAAGGACATCAGTTATTATTCGTAAAACTAAGCAAGAACTGTCTTCTTGCTTTCCTGATAACTTAGTTTTCACTACAACCAACAAATTTAAGATAAATAGTTTTTACCCAACCTCTAACATTTTGTGACTGTCCAAATATAACAACAAATGATGCTTTGATGAATCCCAGATTATCCTGATTTACAAGGGAATGGGGCACATTCTGAAATGCATTAATGTGGACAACCCCGATGAGTGATGTTATTTTACATTTAATCTTGAATTTGAAGAGTTTCATAAACCAGTTGTGATCAAAAACTACTCAAGACTCTGTCCCAGAAAGTCCATGACTCCTTAAGGGATGAGAAAGACTTGGCAAACACTCCCTTTTTGGGAGAGACTGTTGTAGATGTTGAGTCTACCTTAGTGGAACAAATAAGCCAGGGCTTCTGTTCCACTGAATCCATTTCTGATGCATTGACCAATGAAAGCAGCAAGGAGGATAACGTAACTGTTGAGGTCAGTAAAAGTTTCTGTTCAATGCACAGTCATCCTATGGATCCCGGAGGAGACTACCATGCAACAGACCGCTGCTGTTGCATGGTAGTGTGCTTATGAAGTGCAATGTAGTGTGCTTATGAAGAAGAGAACACCTTTCCTCTGACCAATACCAAATCATGGTCCAACTACATAACCCATCAAGCAAGAGACATAGTAGACCTTGGCTTGCTGGACGGCCTTTTTGCATTTGATTAGGACCACTGCCCAGATGTCCAAAGGGTGGTTTCTGAGCTATATGCCCATAGGAGATCTGTAATGGGATCCCTTAGTACATAAAAAAAGGGAGGATCCTGCCAATATACATAGATTTTGATTCTAGACATAGAACATATTTATCATAACATTTTTAAATATGTCATGTTCTCTGAACGTATTATAAATAAACAGTCTGGAAAATATTTTAGTAGATGCTTCTTTCATTGCTCTTATTTTGTCCCAAAATACATTTGGGATCATGCAGTAGGTTAGATTTGGAGCCAGATCTGTATGTTTGATATACAACCAAATGTACATCACGAGAGAGATTTACCTTGAAGAGTTCAGCATGTTTGATGTAAATCCTTCCTCTGGTGCCGCCCATTCCTAAAGCCCTACAGATAAGCAGGGATTTGGATATTCATTAGAAACAATGCAGTCAAATATACAGTTGGACATTCAGCCCACACTCCATGTAACTCAATGTCATCATCTTTCTATTTTTTTGTGAGTCAATTGAACATTGTTAATACTCCCCTTAATTTCCACTTACTTGTTTGCCCTGGACCCAAGAACAAATGTGCTTCCTTCATTCAGTCTGGAAGGGTCCCACTGTAGAATATAAAACGTATTGTATAGAGAAAATGAATTATACTCAAATTCATGGGACATAACGCAAACAAACTACATACTTTTCATCTTAATGTCATCCAAAAAAGGACAGTGCTTTTGAAATATTAGAATGCACGAGGGAAAATAGTTATAGTTTCACGGTAATCGATCGATGACTATTGGATTTAGCCATTATCACGTAATAAATAAATGCAATAAACTCACCTTTGGTCCCTCACGCTTTACGGACTCCAATGTCTTGGGCTTGGGCctacagaggggggggggggacactgGGTGAACGTGCATATGAATCATGGCATTTTACAGcataaatgtttgaatattcatTTTAAGCTAGATTTACATTGCTGAGATccagggcgacaggtagcctagaggttaacgcattgggtcagtaaccgaaaggttgctagatcgaatccccaagctgacagggtaaaaatctgccgttctgcccttgaacaaggtagttaacccactgttcctaggccgtcattgtaaataagaatttgtcttacctgacttgcctagttaaataaaaacacaaaattACCATCACTATTATGTGAATTTGAGTATGAGCATTCATGAATCAGTGCTTTAACTTGTATTTTGCATAGGTTGACAAAGAAAACACCTTCACTGGCAGCAAGGTGAAATCATGTCTTGTCGAACAGGAGCACATACTCACACATTGCTATATGTAACAGGTTTGTCGTAAGAACCGACAGGAGCGGTTGGGCGTCCTTTCCGCTGTAAAAAGAATAATTTCCATATTGTCAGTTACTCTGGgtatgtttattatttttaatgaaGTCTAAAAGTTTATTTCAACAAGGGCAGACTAGTTTACCTTTTTTGGAACAGGGCTGGCCCTCTGGCTGGACTCATCCTCCAGTTTCACCCGCTGTAAGAAAATAGACATTGTTGCTGAGATGAAAGTGACAGCGTTCTCTCTACTTTCCTTCCAAGAACTCCATTTATGATTTTGGAGCAATAAGACTAATGCAATGAGTAAATCACTCATTCATACTTCCAGCCAGCATCCTCACTTTCAAATAACAACATAACTGTTTGGAAGCGTGAATCAGTGTATCATGTTCACATTAAAACAACTTAATTTATATGAGACTTGGGCTCCATCTACATAAGTCCTTCTGCAATATCTTGTCTCCTCGCCTCCTTTCAACCATATTGGAGGAGAAGTTTCAAGGCCCTCCCCTCAGTCCTTCTCCTCTAATGCACTTTGAGGTGAGAAATCGAGGAAAGATGGATGGAGAAAAAGCCATTGTTCTCTAGACTAATTTAAAATCTTCCTTTACTTTGAATGGAAGCTCAGGCCCTGGTCTTGCCACTGCTGCTTTCTCCCCATCTGAGAAGATCTGTTTGGCCTGACAAGGGACAGGAAATGAATATTACTCATAGATGTCTCTGTGTGTTAAACACAATCTACACAGAGATACTTCTTAAATACATTTAGCTGATTTCTTACATTTTCTAGGCAGTTTCTGCAGGCTTCTCGGATCAGCTGGTCAGTCTGCACGTTGTCTCCAACGTTCTCCTTGACATTGCTGGCTGCTTTCTCAAAGAACTGCGGTAAAGAAAGTCAAACTACGAAGACTGCTCTCAACAGAAGAAAGTAGTCACATTTCAGAGACAAATAAATGCCAAAGTATGAGCATATCAAAGGCAAAGTAGTGACAATTTGTTTACATTTCAGATTTGTTTGGGGTGTAAAACCATTTCGTGCTCTCGTTAAATCATATGAAAAGGTACTATGAAAAATGCCTAATAAAAAGCATGTTCAATTTGTAAGCTGTGTTGAGTAAGGATTTCAAATTTGATTAAATCCCTCGAGTATTACGATAGTTGAAGTTATGAGTAAACAAATGCATGTACTGGGAGTATGCACTGTGTGGAGATATTCACATAGCAATGGGATAATCACCATTTAAAATGCATGGAATTTGGAAGAAAATATATCCAGCAGACTTACCTTCATGTATTTTCTGAAGACTCCCATAATGTCCTCGTTGAAGCTGGGCTGCAGAACCGTTCGGAGGAGGTCCATGGATATAACAGGATCTGTGTAGCTAGATGAACAATGATAGTGAATAGATTAGCTATATTACATCTTTTGGAAAATCTGTCTGGAAAGTCATTCTCACAAAACAAATCAGTTTTAGCTCTGTACTAAAAATACTATATCttaaacttgactgctgacatgtaCAATACTTGGTATTGTATTACTATTAAGTGGACTAATTAACAAAATACTCAGATGTGtttgagtgaactatccctttaacagtcAGTCAACTTACCTCACGGTCATCTGTGAGCGTCTGCCCCTGCGATGGACCTGTCTGTGTTTTATCATGATGTTCCATGGATTCTGGAAGAAGAGGCAAAGGATGCACAGAGTCAGCAATAAAACACCAGAATAGAGACATTTTAATTGAGTGAGGCGTCAAAGAGGACAACTGGCCCGCCCGGCTTCAGTTATGTTATAATTCAAAAACACTGAACtctaagcaataaggcacctcaggggtttgtggtatatccccgaggtgccttattgcttaattagaacagcccttagctgtggtatattcgCAATATACAACAAACCCCTGTTGTGCCTTatcgctattataaactggttacaatgtaattagagcagtaaaaaaatctaatgttttgtcatacctgtggtatatagtctattataaactgggtggttctgaaccctgaatgctgattggctgacagccgtggtatatcagactgtataccaaggggtatgacaaaacattatttttactgctctaattacattggtaaccagtttataatagcaacaaGGCACGCGTTACGTCGTGACTCAGAACAGccacacccccttgtgccttattgcttaaatatacaacagctttcagacaatcagcattcagggcttgaacgcccagtttataaatacatttgacaaatacatttgacaaCTACTGCAAAACTTCTGCTGTGCACACACTACACGACTTAAAATCTTAACTTTGACGTGCTCACATTTTCTGATTTCCTTCACCCAAATCTTTCATTCCGTCCATTCTTAACCACAGGACGTGGGTGCTAACGTTACACGATTATTAATTCCCTCGTTGTTCCTGCCCTGAGTTTGTTGGTTGTCGTAAGGAAAAATATGCCGACACTGAAACAGTGAGCTGCATTATGTGCAGATGTATACTTTttgttaaaaaattttttttaaagagacagACGCAGAAAATTGACTTAATATGAAATAATCTTTTTGGTTTATGTCATGGCAGGACGCTACATTTGTAGGCCAATATTGAAAGATTTAATTTAGCATAGCCCGAGTGAGGACAGATTTCACTTAAGGACCAATGAAATGGTCTAAACAAAAACAACGATCCGCTCGACAGGGGCACCGGGCCATGTAAAACGAACTTGCACATTGCGAAGGCAGCCGCGTTCTCTCCACAACTCCACCCACGTTGATGCCTTCATCTTCGCCATCATTGTTTTGGTCTCACATGCGGAATGCTCATTGCCTAATTCTACAGTAGTCCTTTCCCAATCGCTTCGTAGCACTGCTCATACTACAAGATGCACgaccaacatttctgaaatgtCAGAAAATTATCGGGAC
Protein-coding sequences here:
- the LOC112267100 gene encoding deoxynucleotidyltransferase terminal-interacting protein 1 isoform X2; this translates as MGAHRSEGRRDWLQQDAVEQPPIQTMNPWNIMIKHRQVHRRGRRSQMTVSYTDPVISMDLLRTVLQPSFNEDIMGVFRKYMKFFEKAASNVKENVGDNVQTDQLIREACRNCLENAKQIFSDGEKAAVARPGPELPFKRVKLEDESSQRASPVPKKRKGRPTAPVGSYDKPVTYSNVPKPKTLESVKREGPKWDPSRLNEGSTFVLGSRANKALGMGGTRGRIYIKHAELFKYAADAQDKHWLAERQHMRATGGKMAYLLIEEDVQDLSLSDDYNRSMASQNMDPAAASSTAALKGTETGGSAAKGSVTKRLQQELMTLMMSGDKGISAFPESDNLFKWIGTIDGAQGTVYEGLRYKLSLEFPSGYPYKAPRVKFITPCFHPNVDDQGFICLDILKDKWSALYDVRSILLSIQSLLGEPNIESPLNTAAAELWDNQEAFKAHLNTTYKN
- the LOC112267100 gene encoding deoxynucleotidyltransferase terminal-interacting protein 1 isoform X1; amino-acid sequence: MGAHRSEGRRDWLQQDAVEQPPIQTMNPWNIMIKHRQVHRRGRRSQMTVSYTDPVISMDLLRTVLQPSFNEDIMGVFRKYMKFFEKAASNVKENVGDNVQTDQLIREACRNCLENAKQIFSDGEKAAVARPGPELPFKRVKLEDESSQRASPVPKKRKGRPTAPVGSYDKPVTYSNVQVRPKPKTLESVKREGPKWDPSRLNEGSTFVLGSRANKALGMGGTRGRIYIKHAELFKYAADAQDKHWLAERQHMRATGGKMAYLLIEEDVQDLSLSDDYNRSMASQNMDPAAASSTAALKGTETGGSAAKGSVTKRLQQELMTLMMSGDKGISAFPESDNLFKWIGTIDGAQGTVYEGLRYKLSLEFPSGYPYKAPRVKFITPCFHPNVDDQGFICLDILKDKWSALYDVRSILLSIQSLLGEPNIESPLNTAAAELWDNQEAFKAHLNTTYKN
- the LOC112267100 gene encoding deoxynucleotidyltransferase terminal-interacting protein 1 isoform X3, which produces MIKHRQVHRRGRRSQMTVSYTDPVISMDLLRTVLQPSFNEDIMGVFRKYMKFFEKAASNVKENVGDNVQTDQLIREACRNCLENAKQIFSDGEKAAVARPGPELPFKRVKLEDESSQRASPVPKKRKGRPTAPVGSYDKPVTYSNVQVRPKPKTLESVKREGPKWDPSRLNEGSTFVLGSRANKALGMGGTRGRIYIKHAELFKYAADAQDKHWLAERQHMRATGGKMAYLLIEEDVQDLSLSDDYNRSMASQNMDPAAASSTAALKGTETGGSAAKGSVTKRLQQELMTLMMSGDKGISAFPESDNLFKWIGTIDGAQGTVYEGLRYKLSLEFPSGYPYKAPRVKFITPCFHPNVDDQGFICLDILKDKWSALYDVRSILLSIQSLLGEPNIESPLNTAAAELWDNQEAFKAHLNTTYKN